AAtatttgtgtcagtgcatgttaaTAGTAACATTTTCAAACATGTTTGAACTCGTGTTTTTTTCTGATAAACATAATAATGGCATGTATCTACTTTCTTTTATAATTCTATTCCCCTTCATTATTTGTGTGACAAATTACTTATTTATGATTTTCCTCCGTAATCATTTATTCAAATGGTACATggtcacacacagaaagtgttttACAAAAGTAGGCTGCTTATTTTAGATAAAACAGGACAGCAACATTTACCATAAAACatactaaataaatatttaagatAATTAAGATATGTTAGGATTGCTTTTGGAGATATTATTTATAGGGGGTAAATATTTAGACTTTAGCAGTTTCAATTTTGCAGCTTATCGAATATGTTAATTTGAAATAATGTTGATTTGAAATGTTTTGACACTTTGTGTTCTCTGTTTTAGCATACGTTCCTGCAGAGGAATTAAAGGCAGCTGAAATTAATGAAGACAATGTGGAAGATGATGGACTTTCTCTTGATATCCAGGACAGTGACTATCTGTACAGCGAGGAACCAGAAATTAAAGAGAGTCAGAGTTACCAAAATTCACCTGTCAGCAGTGCAACAAATCATGATGCTGGCTATGGTTCACCGTTCAGTGAGACCAGTGATCAGTTAGCTGACTTCAAAAGTACTTCCTCCAAAGATGGCCAAGATAGAGAGGATGGTCAAAATGCGGACAATGTGTCTTTCCCTCAGGACAGTTTGGCGCAAATCAAAGCTGTTTATACAAACCTGTTGTCAGAATGCTGTTGGTCCAACATTggattggatttaaaaaaatctagTTCTACTACAAGCACCAACAAAAGCAGTCAGAGTGAGGATGCAGAAGCAAAGTCTAGCCCTGTCACACCTACCGCCATCACAAGCAGTAGTAGCAATACAAACACAAGTACTAGCATTAGCGTTAGTACAAGTAACACGTCAAATAGTAACAATGCATCAGGATATGATTGGCATCAAGCTGCTTTAGCAAAAACATTGCAGCAAACATCTTATGGACTACTGCCGGAACCCAGCCTATTCAGCACAGTGCAACTTTATAGGCAAAACAATAAACTGTACGGCTCCGTTTTTACTGGTGCCAGCAAATTTCGGTGCAAAGATTGCAGTGCAGCTTATGACACATTAGTAGAGCTAACTGTGCACATGAATGAAACTGGACATTACCGGGATGACAATAGAGATAGGAATTCTGAAAGAACAAGACGTTGGTCTAAGCCCAGGAAAAGATCACTTATGGAAATGGAAGGTAAAGAGGATGCACAGAAAgtgttaaaatgtatgtattgtggacatTCATTTGAATCTTTGCAGGACCTTAGTGTACATATGATTAAAACGAAGCATTACCAAAAAGTGCCTCTGAAGGAGCCAGTACCAGCCATCACAAAACTAGTTCCTTCAACAAAAAAACGAGCACTTCAGGATATAGCTTCACCCGACTCACCTGAGCAAGCAGGGATTTCCCCAGGGGCATCAGCAAGTGATGGTGCAAAGGACCCTAaagctgtcaatccatatgtgaCTCCCAACAACCGGTATGGCTACCAAAATGGTGCCAGCTACACATGGCAATTTGAGGCTCGGAAGGCTCAGATCTTAAAATGCATGGAGTGTGGTAGTTCTCATGACACATTACAGCAACTAACTGCTCACATGATGGTCACTGGACACTTCCTAAAGGTAACAAACTCTGCCTCTAAGAAAGGGAAACAACTAGTTTTAGATGCAGTAATGGAAGAAAAAATCCAATCAATACCTTTGCCCCCAACTACTCATGCAAGGCTACCAGCAACCTATATAAAAAAGCAACCGGATTCCCCAACTGGATCCACACATTCCGAGGAGAGGAAAGAATCAGAAAAGGATAAAACTAACAATGTTGAGCAAGAAAAGAAAATCAAGGAAGAAAATGATGACTCTGAAAAGGTAGAGACTGCAACTTTGTACCAATACCTCAGAGAAGAGGATTTAGATGATAGTCCAAAAGGTGGGCTTGACATCTTAAAATCATTAGAAAACACAGTGTCAAGTGCAATCAGCAAGGCCCAGAATGGGGCACCATCGTGGGGGGGCTATCCTAGTATACATGCTGCTTATCAATTGCCAGGTACTATAAAAGCATTACAACCAACAGTACAAAGTGTTCAAATGCAACCATCTTATGCCAGTAGTGTGAAGTCATTATCATCTGATCATAATGCTTTGATCCATTCCCCTGGAAGCATAACACCTCCACCTCACAAAAGTAATGTCTCTGCAATGGAAGAACTTGTAGAAAAGGTAACAGGTAAAATCAATGTGAAGAAAGAAGAAAAGCCTTTTGAGAAAGAAAAGACTCCTCCTGTCAAGCCATTATCACCAGTAGCTAAAGAAAATAAAGACATTCTTAAATCCGAGGACACAAATAGTAAAGTCCTTAAGAAAAACACAGAGCCtgaaattcaaaaaacaaaaaaagaaacacaactgGAACACCATACACCGAATGGTACAGAACCTCTTAAAACAAAAGTCACTAATGGGTGCAACAATTTAGGAATAATCACAGACCATTCACCTGAGCAATCATTTATTAACCCACTTAGTgcattgcagtctataatgaatactCATTTAGGTAAAGTGTCCAAACCAGTAAGCCCTTCT
The nucleotide sequence above comes from Pelobates fuscus isolate aPelFus1 chromosome 4, aPelFus1.pri, whole genome shotgun sequence. Encoded proteins:
- the TSHZ1 gene encoding teashirt homolog 1, whose amino-acid sequence is MPRRKQQAPRRSAAYVPAEELKAAEINEDNVEDDGLSLDIQDSDYLYSEEPEIKESQSYQNSPVSSATNHDAGYGSPFSETSDQLADFKSTSSKDGQDREDGQNADNVSFPQDSLAQIKAVYTNLLSECCWSNIGLDLKKSSSTTSTNKSSQSEDAEAKSSPVTPTAITSSSSNTNTSTSISVSTSNTSNSNNASGYDWHQAALAKTLQQTSYGLLPEPSLFSTVQLYRQNNKLYGSVFTGASKFRCKDCSAAYDTLVELTVHMNETGHYRDDNRDRNSERTRRWSKPRKRSLMEMEGKEDAQKVLKCMYCGHSFESLQDLSVHMIKTKHYQKVPLKEPVPAITKLVPSTKKRALQDIASPDSPEQAGISPGASASDGAKDPKAVNPYVTPNNRYGYQNGASYTWQFEARKAQILKCMECGSSHDTLQQLTAHMMVTGHFLKVTNSASKKGKQLVLDAVMEEKIQSIPLPPTTHARLPATYIKKQPDSPTGSTHSEERKESEKDKTNNVEQEKKIKEENDDSEKVETATLYQYLREEDLDDSPKGGLDILKSLENTVSSAISKAQNGAPSWGGYPSIHAAYQLPGTIKALQPTVQSVQMQPSYASSVKSLSSDHNALIHSPGSITPPPHKSNVSAMEELVEKVTGKINVKKEEKPFEKEKTPPVKPLSPVAKENKDILKSEDTNSKVLKKNTEPEIQKTKKETQLEHHTPNGTEPLKTKVTNGCNNLGIITDHSPEQSFINPLSALQSIMNTHLGKVSKPVSPSLDPLAMLYKISNSMLDKPIYPTTPVKQVESIERFYYENSDQPIDLTKSKNKPLVTSMTDPVSSPLRESALMDISDMVKNLTGRLTPKSSTPSTISEKSDADASSFEEALDELSPVHKRKGRQSNWNPQHLLILQAQFASSLRETPEGKYIMSDLGPQERVHISKFTGLSMTTISHWLANVKYQLRRTGGTKFLKNLDTGHPVFFCNDCASQFRTASTYISHLETHLGFSLKDLSKLSLNQIQEHQNVSKVITNKALSSIGLIEEDSGSTFQCKLCNRTFASKHAVKLHLSKTHGKSPEDHVIYVTEMEKQ